The following coding sequences lie in one Agrobacterium vitis genomic window:
- a CDS encoding MFS transporter has translation MIKNYWEFSSRNWQHLTFGAMLLAISSFGQTYFISISGAHFRDAFRLSDGGLGTVYAIGTFLSAVTLTWAGRLIDYTTVRAFSWAVAVLLACACGLVSFSPNVYVLLLAFYLLRLGGQGLMVHTALTATARTFPADAGKALGIIALGMSVAQATFPLAGVTMNDTFGWRASWAINALFVFAAVGVALAVLPRAGDRPLRQRRPKGQASTEPRRTSLLLDRRLLMTLPAVLASPFIVTGFFFHQGRLAEQKHWDITWLAAGFVVFAIVQAVSVVVIGPVIDRFGTKRILPYFLLPQAIGMLALGLLSSSWVALVYMVLMGISSAFGSTLATALWVELFGANELARVRSAVEAGSVIASGASPVIMGLLIDAGFPLSWQALACCAYTVLASIIAIGVQRVKV, from the coding sequence ATGATCAAAAACTATTGGGAATTTTCCAGCCGCAATTGGCAGCATCTGACATTTGGCGCAATGCTTCTGGCCATTTCGAGTTTCGGCCAAACCTATTTCATTTCGATCTCGGGGGCGCATTTTCGAGACGCTTTTCGTTTAAGCGACGGTGGCTTGGGGACTGTCTATGCAATAGGCACGTTTTTAAGCGCCGTGACACTCACCTGGGCCGGTCGCCTGATCGACTACACAACGGTAAGAGCGTTCAGTTGGGCGGTGGCCGTTCTGCTGGCTTGCGCATGTGGACTGGTGTCGTTCAGCCCCAATGTCTATGTGCTCCTACTTGCGTTCTACCTCCTGCGCCTGGGCGGCCAGGGCCTGATGGTTCATACGGCGCTGACTGCAACAGCCCGCACGTTTCCAGCAGATGCTGGTAAAGCGCTCGGCATTATCGCTCTGGGCATGTCTGTCGCGCAGGCTACTTTTCCACTGGCCGGAGTAACGATGAACGACACGTTCGGTTGGCGTGCATCCTGGGCTATCAACGCGCTCTTTGTCTTCGCCGCTGTCGGCGTAGCACTCGCGGTCTTGCCAAGGGCGGGCGATCGGCCTTTGCGTCAGCGCAGGCCCAAAGGACAGGCCTCAACCGAGCCCAGGCGGACATCCTTGTTGCTCGACCGACGGCTCCTCATGACCCTGCCAGCTGTTCTGGCAAGCCCCTTCATCGTTACAGGCTTCTTCTTCCATCAAGGCCGCCTGGCGGAGCAGAAGCACTGGGACATCACATGGCTCGCTGCCGGATTTGTGGTCTTTGCCATTGTACAGGCGGTCTCCGTCGTGGTGATTGGTCCGGTTATCGACCGTTTTGGAACGAAGCGAATTCTGCCTTATTTTCTCTTGCCACAAGCCATTGGAATGCTTGCATTGGGATTGCTTTCCTCGTCATGGGTTGCGCTGGTCTATATGGTTCTGATGGGCATATCCTCCGCCTTCGGGTCCACGCTTGCCACCGCGCTTTGGGTCGAACTTTTTGGAGCCAATGAGCTGGCGCGCGTGCGCTCTGCGGTCGAAGCCGGATCTGTTATAGCAAGCGGTGCTTCACCTGTGATCATGGGATTGCTGATTGATGCCGGCTTTCCTTTGTCATGGCAGGCGCTGGCGTGCTGTGCATACACAGTGCTGGCCTCCATTATCGCAATCGGCGTGCAGCGTGTGAAAGTCTGA
- a CDS encoding SulP family inorganic anion transporter, which produces MSSNSLHQARTEWFGNIKGDALAGVVVALALIPEAIAFSIIAGVDPKVGLYASFSISVLIAFVGGRPGMISAATAATAVLMITLAKTHGVEYLLAATILAGIIQIVAGLLKLGRLMRFVSKSVMTGFVNALAILIFMAQLPELIHVPALTYVLVAAGLAIIYLFPYVTKAIPSPLVCIVVLTAVSIYFGLDIRTVGDMGELPSTLPVLLLPNIPLNVETFLIILPYSAAVAVVGLLETLMTAAIVDELTDTPSNKNRECIGQGVANTITGFLGGMAGCAMIGQSMINVKSGGRGRLSSLCAGVFLLFMILVLGQWVRQIPMAALVAIMIMVSIGTFSWSSIRNLKDHPRSSSFVMISTVIGVVATHNLAVGVLVGVLLSAVFFAWKIAQIFQITSTLSPDGKTRTYKVEGQIFFASVEDFNQAFEFKEALENVIIDVSRAHIWDISSVAALDMIVLKFRREGAEVSILGLNRASETIVDKLAIHDKPGAMERLMGH; this is translated from the coding sequence TTGTCTAGCAATAGTTTACATCAAGCTCGAACAGAGTGGTTCGGTAATATCAAAGGGGATGCGCTGGCCGGCGTCGTTGTGGCCCTGGCGCTTATTCCAGAAGCCATCGCCTTTTCCATCATCGCTGGCGTCGACCCCAAGGTTGGCCTTTATGCATCCTTCTCCATTTCGGTGCTGATCGCGTTCGTGGGTGGCAGGCCCGGGATGATTTCTGCCGCCACCGCCGCCACCGCCGTGTTGATGATCACGCTGGCCAAAACCCATGGCGTGGAATATCTGCTGGCCGCCACCATATTGGCCGGCATCATCCAGATTGTTGCCGGTCTGCTGAAACTCGGCCGCCTGATGCGTTTCGTGTCCAAGTCCGTCATGACTGGCTTTGTCAATGCATTGGCAATATTGATCTTTATGGCGCAGCTGCCGGAGCTGATCCATGTCCCTGCACTGACCTATGTGCTGGTGGCGGCGGGTTTGGCGATCATATATCTATTTCCTTATGTGACGAAGGCCATTCCGTCGCCTCTCGTCTGTATTGTCGTGTTGACGGCGGTTTCGATCTATTTCGGATTGGACATTCGAACTGTCGGCGACATGGGTGAGTTGCCCTCGACGTTGCCGGTCCTGCTCCTTCCCAATATCCCTCTGAATGTTGAAACGTTTCTGATCATTCTGCCCTATTCCGCGGCAGTTGCCGTTGTCGGCCTGCTTGAAACGCTGATGACAGCTGCGATTGTCGATGAATTGACGGATACGCCGAGCAACAAGAACCGCGAATGCATCGGCCAGGGAGTTGCCAATACGATAACCGGGTTTTTGGGGGGCATGGCAGGCTGCGCGATGATCGGCCAGTCGATGATCAATGTGAAATCCGGGGGGCGCGGCAGATTGTCGAGTTTGTGCGCCGGTGTTTTCCTGCTGTTCATGATTCTCGTGCTTGGGCAATGGGTGCGTCAAATTCCCATGGCCGCTCTAGTGGCGATCATGATCATGGTTTCCATTGGCACCTTTTCCTGGTCATCGATCCGCAATTTGAAGGATCACCCGCGCTCGTCCTCTTTCGTGATGATCTCCACGGTGATCGGCGTCGTCGCCACCCATAATCTGGCCGTCGGTGTCCTGGTTGGCGTGCTGTTATCGGCGGTTTTCTTCGCCTGGAAAATCGCCCAGATATTCCAGATAACCTCGACCCTCTCACCGGATGGTAAAACGCGCACTTATAAGGTCGAAGGTCAAATCTTCTTCGCCTCCGTCGAGGATTTCAACCAGGCATTTGAATTCAAGGAAGCGTTGGAAAACGTCATCATTGACGTATCCCGCGCCCATATCTGGGACATATCCAGTGTCGCGGCACTGGATATGATCGTGCTGAAATTCCGCAGAGAGGGAGCCGAGGTTTCTATCCTCGGACTGAACCGGGCAAGCGAGACAATCGTTGACAAGCTCGCAATTCACGACAAGCCCGGCGCCATGGAACGCCTTATGGGCCATTGA
- a CDS encoding universal stress protein — protein sequence MIKIIGLIDGSIYAQSVCDHIAWIAGRSEVSVDILHVIGRRDLSTEPVNLSGNIGLGARTALLAELAELDAQKARTAQHRGRLLLEDAKARLQTMGIDSVNTMLRNGDLAETLQELEESADLIVIGKRGEGADFAQLHLGSNLERVVRSSHKMIAIASRAFKPIHKVLIAYDGGAMAMKAVDYISGNPMFAGLSIKLVTVGDDTPEARQALVEGKLRFTDADVPVETAIVAGQPDKAISDIVEREECDLLIMGAYSHSRLRALFLGSTTTEMIRACKVPVLIFR from the coding sequence ATGATCAAGATCATAGGACTGATAGACGGTTCGATATATGCCCAGAGCGTCTGCGATCATATCGCATGGATTGCCGGCCGTTCCGAGGTGTCCGTGGACATTCTGCATGTCATTGGCCGTCGAGACCTTTCCACGGAGCCGGTCAATCTCAGCGGCAATATCGGCTTGGGCGCCCGAACGGCGCTTCTGGCGGAACTGGCGGAACTGGACGCGCAAAAAGCAAGAACCGCCCAACACCGTGGACGGCTTTTGTTGGAAGACGCAAAGGCGCGCCTTCAAACCATGGGCATCGATAGCGTCAACACCATGCTGCGCAATGGCGATCTGGCTGAAACCCTGCAAGAGCTGGAGGAAAGCGCCGACCTGATCGTGATTGGCAAGCGTGGCGAAGGCGCCGATTTTGCGCAACTGCACCTTGGCTCAAATCTCGAACGGGTAGTCCGCTCCAGTCACAAGATGATCGCCATCGCATCACGTGCCTTCAAGCCGATCCACAAAGTGCTGATCGCCTATGACGGCGGCGCGATGGCGATGAAGGCGGTTGACTATATATCAGGGAATCCGATGTTTGCCGGGCTCTCTATCAAACTGGTAACGGTGGGGGACGATACGCCGGAAGCCCGTCAAGCCCTTGTTGAAGGTAAGCTTAGGTTTACGGATGCGGATGTGCCGGTTGAGACGGCCATTGTTGCAGGGCAACCGGATAAGGCGATTTCTGACATTGTCGAGCGTGAGGAATGCGACCTGCTCATAATGGGCGCCTATAGCCATTCCAGGCTGCGCGCACTTTTCCTAGGGTCAACGACAACGGAAATGATCCGGGCCTGCAAAGTGCCTGTGTTGATTTTCCGCTGA